ACGGTGTTGAAAACCGGAACGGTTTCGTCGCCGTGTTCGATGAACTGTCCGCCCTTGCCCGGCGTGACGCCTGCGACAATGTTGGTGCCGTAGTCCAGCATCTGGCGCGTGTGGAATTCGCCTTCGCGTCCGGTGACGCCCTGCACCAAAACCTTGGTGCTTTTGTTAATCAAAATACTCATAGATTCTGTTTCTAAGAGTACGGTCGATTTCGACCGTACTTATTTTCCGTTGACTAAAGCGACGATTTTCTGCGCGCCTTCCTGCATCGTTGCGGCAGGCGTGAGCTTGCTGCCTTCGAGCAACGCGCGGCCTTCTTCAGCGCGCGTGCCGGTTAAGCGAACCACAATCGGAACGTCGATTCCTAGCGTGTCGATGGCTTCGAGCATTCCCTTCGCCACTTCGTCGCCGCGCGTGATGCCGCCGAAGATGTTGAAGAAAATTCCCTTCACATTCTTGTCGAGCAAAACGGTGTCGATGGCTTTGGTGACGACTTCGGCTTTGGCGCCGCCGCCGATGTCGAGGAAGTTCGCGGGCCGCCCGCCTTCGCGCTGCACAACGTCGAGCGTCGTCATGACGAGGCCCGCGCCGTTGCCGATGATACCGATGTCGCCTTCAAGACGAACATAAGTCAGGCCGCGCTTGTGCGCTTCGGCTTCAATCGGGTCTTCTTCCTGCGCTTCCTGGAAAACCGCGAGGTCCTTGTGACGAAAAAGCGCGTTGTCGTCGATGACGATTTTCGCGTCCGCCGCGATGAGCTTGCCTTCGCCATTCAACACCAACGGGTTGATTTCGGCCAAAGTCGCGTCGTAATCGGCGTAGGTTTTATAAAGCGCCGTCAGGAACGGGCCAATTTGTTTGATAACAGCAGGCGGCAACTTGGCTTCAAACGCGAGCTGGCGCATCTGAAAATCTTGCAGGCCAATCGCGGGATCGATGTGAAGTTTTGCCAGTTTTTCGGGTGTTTCAACGGCGACGGTTTCGATGTCCATACCACCGGCTGCAGAGACCATGACGATGTTGCGGCGCGCGGCGCGGTCGGTGGTGATGCCGATGTAATATTCTTCGCGGATGTCGGCAGCTTCTTCGACCAAAACCTGCTCGACGGTGAAGCCTTTGATGTCCATGCCGAGAATCTTTTCGGCAGCTTCGCGCGCTTCAGAGGGCGACTTGGCGACTTTAATTCCGCCGGCTTTGCCGCGTCCGCCGGTGTGAACCTGCGATTTAACGACAACAGTTCCGCCCAACTCGGCGGCGATCGCTTCGGCTTCTTCGGGCGTATTGGCGACGCGGCCCTTGGGAATCGGGACGCCATACTTGGCGAAAATTTCCTTCGCCTGATACTCGTGAATTTTCATTTCACTCCTTAAAGAAAAAAGTACGGTCGAAATCGACCGTACTTCTTATTGGTTTTCCAGCTTCCGCATTTCGATGCCGACGCGCACTGCATCTTCAACGAACTGATTGATTTGTGCTTCTTCCAGCAATACGCGCGCACCTTCGTCGGATTTTTTCAGTTCTTTTTCCAAACGCTGGCGTTCTTTTTCGTCGGTGGTTTGCGTCAGTTCTTCTGCCAGTCGCGCGCGGCGTTCGCGGAGCAGCTTGCTCATACGCAGCAATTCCGCCGAAGGTGTTTCGCCTTCGAGCGCTTCTTCCATCGCCGCGGCATAGCTTTCGTCTTCCTGATGATGTGCTTCGCTCATAACGGCCCCTATTTTACCACGCTGCGACATCGAGGAAACGCCGCCGAACGGCGAAGCGTTTTGATACGCTGTACCTTGGAGCCACTGCTATGAAATCGTTTCCCCCATTCGACGAACTAGATGCCATCAGCCAGACTTTTGAAGCCCAAAGCCCGCAAGATATTCTGGCGTGGGCGATGCAAACCTACGGCGAAAAGCTGACGATGGCGACCGCTTTCGGTGCCGAAGGCTGCGCCCTGCTCGCTATGATTGCGCGTCTTCGCGACGAGCGTGGCCTCACGGTGCCCGACGTTTTCAATCTCGACACCGGTTATCAGTTTGAAGAAACGCTGGAATTGAAGCGCCGCATCGAAGCGAAATATAACTTGTTAATTCGTTTTGCGCGCGCCGAAGAAACTGTCGAAGAATGGGAAGCGCGCAACAACGGCCCGGTTTACACGCACGATCCGGCGGCGTGCTGCCACGCGCGCAAAGTTGTGCCGCTGGGAAATGCCGTCCAGGGTTTCGCGGCGTGGATTACAGCGATTCGCCGCGACCAAACGCCCGAGCGCGCAGGCCAGCCGATTATCGGGCCGGAAACCAAATTTGAAATGGTGAAAATCAACCCGCTTGCCAACTGGACCAAAGCTCAGGTCTGGGAATTTGTCAAGGAAAACGATGTGCCGACGAACCCATTGCACGATCAAGGTTTTCCTTCGATCGGCTGCTGGCCCTGCACGCGTGCTGTCGCTGAAGGCGAAGACGACCGCGCCGGACGCTGGAGCAATTTCGACAAGCGCGAATGTGGCCTTCATCTCGGCCCCGATGGGAAACTGACGCGTATAGAGCCAAGCGGCCCGCAGCCGATCAAAATGTTTTAGGCAGAGGCTCGGTTCGCCGCTCGACGTGCAAGCATTGAGGGCAAATCATCGTGTGCGGAAATTGAGGCAGTATTTCGGCGCGCATCTTTTCGACCTTCTTCTTGCGCGCTACCAGACGACCACCTTTCCACAAGTCCAGCCACAAGTCGTGCGCGATAGCCCACAAACCCCAGAGCCAATAATCCGTCGCGTCTTTGTTGTTGAAATCGGACACGCCATAACTCGAATCGCCATCGAATTTTTTCAATTCCATCATCGGATAACGGCATTCGCGGCAGTGCATTTTGCGGGCATGAATCATTCGCACTTATTTACCATAAACGCGATGAAGTACGGTCGAAATCGACCGTACTTCTGAGGCCGATTAAACTGCGCGGCCATGAAACAATCATATGTTTTTCCGCCGGATTTTACATGGGGCGTTGCAGCAGCCAGCGCACAGATCGAAGGTGCGGCGTGGGAGGACGGCAAAGGCGAAAGCATCTGGGACAGGTTTTCCCGACGCCCCGGCGCCGTCCAGAATGGCGACACACTCGATGTCGCGTGCGACCATTATCATCGCTACGAAGCCGATGCAGCGATGATGCGCGAACTAGGTTTCAAGAATTATCGCTTGTCGCTCGCGTGGCCGCGCATCATTCCCGACGGAACCGGTGCGATTAACGAAAAAGGGTTGGATTTCTACGACCGACTCATCGACGCGTTTCTCAAGGAAGGAATCACGCCGTGGGTGACGCTTTTTCACTGGGACTTGCCGCAAAAGCTCGAAGACGAAAATGGCTGGCTCAACCGCAAAACGGTCGATGCGTTTACGGTTTACGCCGACATCGTCACCAAACGGCTCGGCGACCGCGTGCAAAATTGGTTCACGCTCAATGAAATGCCGTGTTTTATCGGCTTGGGCTATGACGTGGGAACACACGCGCCCGGCCGCCAGGAATCGCAAAAGCTGGTTAATCAGGGTTATCACCACGCGCTGCTGGCTCACGGCCACGCCGTCTCAATCGTTCGTGCGAATGTCCCGAATGCAAACGTCGGCTTGGTTCACAATCCGCCGACGCCAATTCCTGTCATTGAAACCGAAGAACATATCGCAGCGGCACGCGAAAACTATGAACGCGTCAACGGCAGCCTGATGGGGCCGGTTTATCGCGGCGAATATCCCGCGTGGTGGCTGGAAGAAATGGGCAACGATGCGCCTGAAATTCACGACGGCGACCTCAAAATTATCGCGCAGCCGGGCGATTTTCTCGGCCTAAATCTTTACGCTGGTTATTTTGTTCGCGCAGAAAACAGCCTTGAGCAAATTCCGTTTCCCAAGCAGTTTCCCCAGGGCGATTTATCGTGGATTAACGTCACGCCGCAAACGCTTTACTGGCAGATCCGATTGGCGAAAGAAGTGTTTGGCATCGAATCGTTTTACATCACCGAAAATGGTTCGGCCTTCGATAACGAAGTCACCGCTGAGGGCGAAATCCTCGACCTCGACCGCCGCGAATACCTGCGGAATTATTTGCTTTCGGTTCATCGCGCGTGCGACGAAGGCTTTGACGTGCGCGGGTATTTTCAGTGGTCGGTGATGGATAACTTCGAGTGGGCTGAAGGTTATTCGAAGCGCTTCGGCATTGTTCATGTCGATTACGAAACGCAACAGCGTACGCCGAAGCTCAGCGCCCACTGGTATAGCGCGGTTTGCCGCGAAAACCGCGTGCTGTAGAGCCTGAAAACACAACGGGTACAGTCGAATTCGACTGTACCCGTTGCATCCACCGTTTGAATTCACTAAAATAAAAGGCCGTTTGCAGTTCTGCGGAAGTAGCTCAATGGTAGAGCCTCAGTCTTCCAAACTGATGACGCGGGTTCGATCCCCGTCTTCCGCTTTTAAATTGTTAGAATGCGAAAAACGAAAAAGCCCGCTCACAGCCGAGCGGGCTTTTTCGTGCCTCAAACCGGGGATAGCCACGCCTTGCGGCCTTAGCGCGAAGACTCCTGAATGAACCGGCCCAGCATCTCAACATAGGTTTTATTGAAGGCATGTCCCATCAATGGCGCGATGTCGATTTGCTTTGGGCCTTGCAGCACGTTGTAAGCGGAGAAAAC
The Abditibacteriaceae bacterium DNA segment above includes these coding regions:
- the sucC gene encoding ADP-forming succinate--CoA ligase subunit beta yields the protein MKIHEYQAKEIFAKYGVPIPKGRVANTPEEAEAIAAELGGTVVVKSQVHTGGRGKAGGIKVAKSPSEAREAAEKILGMDIKGFTVEQVLVEEAADIREEYYIGITTDRAARRNIVMVSAAGGMDIETVAVETPEKLAKLHIDPAIGLQDFQMRQLAFEAKLPPAVIKQIGPFLTALYKTYADYDATLAEINPLVLNGEGKLIAADAKIVIDDNALFRHKDLAVFQEAQEEDPIEAEAHKRGLTYVRLEGDIGIIGNGAGLVMTTLDVVQREGGRPANFLDIGGGAKAEVVTKAIDTVLLDKNVKGIFFNIFGGITRGDEVAKGMLEAIDTLGIDVPIVVRLTGTRAEEGRALLEGSKLTPAATMQEGAQKIVALVNGK
- a CDS encoding phosphoadenylyl-sulfate reductase, which gives rise to MKSFPPFDELDAISQTFEAQSPQDILAWAMQTYGEKLTMATAFGAEGCALLAMIARLRDERGLTVPDVFNLDTGYQFEETLELKRRIEAKYNLLIRFARAEETVEEWEARNNGPVYTHDPAACCHARKVVPLGNAVQGFAAWITAIRRDQTPERAGQPIIGPETKFEMVKINPLANWTKAQVWEFVKENDVPTNPLHDQGFPSIGCWPCTRAVAEGEDDRAGRWSNFDKRECGLHLGPDGKLTRIEPSGPQPIKMF
- a CDS encoding GH1 family beta-glucosidase, yielding MKQSYVFPPDFTWGVAAASAQIEGAAWEDGKGESIWDRFSRRPGAVQNGDTLDVACDHYHRYEADAAMMRELGFKNYRLSLAWPRIIPDGTGAINEKGLDFYDRLIDAFLKEGITPWVTLFHWDLPQKLEDENGWLNRKTVDAFTVYADIVTKRLGDRVQNWFTLNEMPCFIGLGYDVGTHAPGRQESQKLVNQGYHHALLAHGHAVSIVRANVPNANVGLVHNPPTPIPVIETEEHIAAARENYERVNGSLMGPVYRGEYPAWWLEEMGNDAPEIHDGDLKIIAQPGDFLGLNLYAGYFVRAENSLEQIPFPKQFPQGDLSWINVTPQTLYWQIRLAKEVFGIESFYITENGSAFDNEVTAEGEILDLDRREYLRNYLLSVHRACDEGFDVRGYFQWSVMDNFEWAEGYSKRFGIVHVDYETQQRTPKLSAHWYSAVCRENRVL